The Sinorhizobium fredii genome contains the following window.
GGCGCTATTTTTCGGCGTAGACAAGCTTCGGATCAAAGTATCTGCGTTCATCCGAAATGGTTACTTTCGGCTCACCGCCCTCGACCCCAACCGTGCGGTAGAAGCAGGAGCGGCGTCCCGTGTGACAGGTGGCGTCATGGCCTGCAACGGTAACCTTCAGCCAGACGGCGTCCTGATCGCAATCGGTCCTGATTTCCTGGACGGCCTGCACGTTGCCGGAACTCTCGCCCTTCTTCCACAGGCTGTTGCGCGAGCGGCTGAAATAGTGGGCAATACCGGTTTCGATCGTCAGCGCCAGTGCCTCGGCATTCATATGCGCGACCATCAGCAATTCGCCGTCGCGGGCGTCGGTCACTACAGCGGTGACCAGGCCCTTCTCGTCGAAGCGGGGCGTGAAGGCCGAGCCAATCTCAAGCTCGGCCTTGTCGTTCGAGGGAGCAGCAAAAGTCAGCGTCATCGCGAAAGCGCCTTGCTGGAGCTTACTTGAAGCCCCTCAACATGGTCATGAAGCGGGCCTGCTCGGCCGGCTCCGTCTTGAAGGCACCGGTAAAGGTGGTCGTCAGCGTCGTCGCGCCCTGCTTCTTGATGCCGCGCATCGCCATGCAC
Protein-coding sequences here:
- the hisI gene encoding phosphoribosyl-AMP cyclohydrolase yields the protein MTLTFAAPSNDKAELEIGSAFTPRFDEKGLVTAVVTDARDGELLMVAHMNAEALALTIETGIAHYFSRSRNSLWKKGESSGNVQAVQEIRTDCDQDAVWLKVTVAGHDATCHTGRRSCFYRTVGVEGGEPKVTISDERRYFDPKLVYAEK